The DNA region GCACCCAGGTGGAGAAGAGGTGTTGCTTGAGCAAGCTGGCAGAGATGCCACTGAGAGCTTTGAAGATGTGGGGCATTCCACAGACGCCAGGGAAATGCTGAAGCAGTATTACATCGGAGAGGTCCACCCGGTGAGTGCCCCAGGTAACCCCCAAAGACACCAGGCTGTGTCGTGTGCAGTAAGTTAGTAGTTGAGGGGCTCAGGCAGTCCCTGTGTTGTCCAGGGTTTCTGTTGGGCAAACTGAACTAAATCAGTCTTCTCCTTCCACCATTCAGAACAGATTTCTCACTTCATTTAAATCGGGGCACTTAAGCTGAATTCCTGGGTTCCCTCTGTAGCTGCTGGAAGCATAATCCACCTTTGCCTTGTAATTCTGAGCTCAGGAGGGTGAGAGTTGCCAGGGGCACAAACACCTTTCTGCCTGCCTTTGGGTGCCAAAGGAAGGACTTCTTTGAAAACTGAGCCCAGGCAATTACCTTTGTGCAGAACAACTCCCTCATAAAGGCTGCAGCCTTCCTTTGAAGTCAGCACTtacctcttttcttcttctttttccgCCTGACAGAACGATCGTGAAAAGGAAGGTTCTAAGGTAAGCTCTCAGCGgttcagttttctgcttttatttaatgtCACATGTCTTTTGGaggctttttccccctcttttttcctgtggagCTTGTGGCTTTATGTTTACGCAAACTACACACGAATAAATTTCCCAAGCAAATTCTAcctttgtttttgttctgaACCTCAGTGGGTACCTCAGTGTGAAATTGGAAGTGAGTTTTTGTGCCctttctctgctggcagcagcgaTGTTTTTTCCACACCTTGAGCCACAGACCACTTTTTGCATTTCTGGCTGTGTCCTGACCACGGAACTGGTTTCCTTGTTGTTCCCTCCGAGccaggagacagcagcaggggctggctggcaaACAGGAATTCTCTGTTAACTGCCTCAGGGATCAGTGGTGTTGCTTAACACTCAGGTACTCCTGGACTAGAACGGGGCAGAGTGTTGCAAAAATGCCTTTggaagggatggggagagggaaaaggcaATAAATAGAATCCCAGCTGGGAGGTAAACATGTGCCTCGCAGCTGGCGGGGCTGGGAGGCCTGGACAGGGCgcagctctgccttcagccAGGCTTTCAGGAGATGTTCCTCTGAGCAGGACCACTcgcagagcagcagaaatccaGAAGGGAACTGTCTGCAGAGAAATCAAGGATAACTCAGGCTGGGTGAAACCTATGCTTAGATATGGAGCTGTGTGATTATGTGCATATTCACCTTAAAATTTATTGTTTCATTCGACTCCCGTTCATAAACACATGCTGAAATGTGCACAGAAATCAGTGATGATCAGAATAGCTCTCTTGGATCTGAGTTAAATACTTTATTCaggtatttttctcttctgatcaATAAGTCCAGCACGTTCTGCACAGCTGAGGGCTCTCTCCAGAGCACATCATCTGTATTAAAAGGAAGTTCCAGTGTAATTTAAAGATGGCAGCAAGAGAGAGAATCAGTAATGTACAAATAAATAAGGGGGAAgcacaaaaccaccccaaaagtGTGATGCAATAAGCAAAGCCTTATTTTGAGAGGGGTGCAAGTTCCAGCATGAAGCCGGTGACTGGGTGGGACCAATTGGATTGATGGAAAGAACATGAAGATGACAGCAAAGATCCCCAAAAACAGCCACACTGGTGACAGGGGGTGTCTGGGAGAGGAGggttattttctctctgtatttgcAATCACACGTTCAGGCTTGTCCTATTAGCACACGTTTAATGTTTCTTTGTTCTGCTGCTAACTCACTCTTTCCTCCTCCAGAATCCAAGTAGGACATCCTCAGGCCAAACCAGGTACAGTATCTCCTGAAAATAAGAGTGGGAAATGGAGGGGTTGGGACCCTGTTTCTAGAGCTGCATATTAACTCCAAAGGGCAGGAAGATCCCTGGGGATGCACTGCAGTGTCCTGGCAAGCAGATACTCCAAAGCAAGTGCCAGAGCGTGCACCTCCCTTGCTGGATgtgagcccagctgtgctccgTGCTGGGCAGAACCAGCGTGCCAGTGTTGGAGTTCTCTGCCCCGTGTGCCGCTGTTGCACGGCGCTGGCTGCGTCCCTGTAGCCACAGGGCTTGTTTGGGTGGTCGCTGTGGGCCCAGGGGTGGCACATCACAGTGATGGGTGGGTTTGTGGAGGGTTTTACTGTGATCAGCCCAGTCTAGCCGAAAATCCTTAAAAGCAGCTcagggccctgctctcctgcagctcgTGCAGGAGGTTTTGTTCAGGAGGCTGCGGAGGGTGAGCCTCTGGAGTCTGAGCAAGGCAGATTTACTGGGGCACAGCTGTAGCCGTTGCCATCCTTGAGTCAACAGCGTTGTTTGTACAACACAAATTACAGCCTGActtatttaaggaaaataaaaccaaaccaacaacaaaccCCCCCCACTGGTCTCTGGATATGCCAAGCTGGAAACTTCAGCCATCCAGCTGCTGTTTTATAAGGCACGAGGCCACTCTTGGGGCTCTCgtgggggctggcagagcctgtgcagggggacagaggggcCTGCCCCAGCTGTGGCCATGGTTAGGGGCCATCCTGTGGGTACAGCTCCCAGATGTTCCCTGGATGTGTAACAAGGGATGAATACTGGGAATGGATTATTAACTAGGtgctttcttctgctgtctgtggtgtgtgtgttttagtttgttgtttctttttctctccctgtagTTTCTGGTCGACATGGCTGATCCCCATCTTCGGAGCACTGGTCTTAGGTTTAATGTATCGTTACTACATGGTGGATGGGAAAAGCTCCTGAGCTGGCCTTGCTGGGGCCTCAGACAGCCtgaaaagagggagagagagtgtgtgtgtgcaacGCGTGGAGTTCTGCTGCCCTTAGCCTTCCTGCCTTGCTTTTAGCTCTGAGTCTGTCAAGTGATGTTGATATCCATGGGACCAAGCCAATTCCAAACTCTGTCCTAACTCTGGGACCCGCAGTTCTGTTGTACTTCCCTCTTGCAGTGGCAGGGAAAGAGGAACCTCTGCTATTCCCTGACCTTGGTGCGGTGTCCCTCATGCTCTCTCTCGCTCTCTCTCGCTCTCTGACATAACCCCCAGACACCCTCTTCTCTCAATGCCTTTGCGTTAAGCCAGACACCATgaaggagctgccctgggcctgtGGCTCTGCCTCAGCCCTTCACACAGTCGGGAATCATCTGCCAGTTGTCTCCAGCCCTTGCCAGAAAAGATGTCCAGAGCTTTGGTTCCGCAAGAACGTTCCCAGAGCGTGCAGGCAACACTAATTGGAGTGGCAGGGAATTGTTGGTTTGGCCACCTCTTTCAGTTCCTGTCTGTTTTTAACGGTTAAACAAATACATGGATTTTAAACGTGATTCTGTTCATTTTGTAATATTTGTACTTGTCCCTTTGGAATGTATATCCTGTGAGCAACTTAGACTGAATCCTGGTTGGTTTGGGTGTTTCGTGCTGTGCGTGGCAGAGCCAGTGGGAACTGGCATGTGGCTTCTGCAAATGTAGATTCTTCTTTCTCCCTGAGCTCATGATCTGACACATGTATGGAAACTAAACTCATTCTTACGTACTGTGAATGTGCACCAGATGGGGGAAACAATTAAAtctggtctcttctcccaaaatgaaaagggaaaagaaatccatTTGGGATTTGTGGATaatgctggttttgtctggGAATAGAGGAGAATATTTCCCTCTTGCCCTTGTTTTTGTGTGTTGTGCAGTCGGCCTTGAAGTGCAGACAGTGCACAGTTTGcttcctgtgctgaggcaggaacctttccagctcttccagcacaCTGATCTGGGGCTTTGGGATCTGCTAAATAAAGGGAAGTGGTGTCCTGGTGCCCGCTGCccttcagcagggctgtgccaccgACACTGGCTCCCAATCCAgacctccagcacagctgatcATCCCCTGGGATTGCAGCAAAAAGGGCAGTGACACCCTGGGGTCCTGCTGTGAAAAGCTCCCATGGGTTGTGGGGATTCTGCTCTGTTCCACAAAACTACCGTGTCCTCCAGAAGGTTGTGTAGAAGAAATTCTTGGATGTAGAATCACACTCagctttttaaaactgaaggCCAGGGAACTTGGAGTaagagcactgccagggcttcACATTTAACACAGAGTTGTGAACCATGAGCTCAGTTTGGGGAAGTTTAGAGTGGATTCTCTATTAAGGAAAGGTTTTGAAGCTGGAAGGCACACTTTGGCAGCAGTATCACCCTGCTGAGTCGAGGTTGTTCTGAGCAGTGCAAGATTCCACAAAGGTCAGCTGGTGGATCCAGGAGCACGTGCTCGCCTGAGGAACGGGGCAGGTGTGATGCTGGAAACACCTGTTTTCTCCATTGGCAGCACTTTTACCTGGAGTTTGACATTGTTTTTAATACCATTTTCCTGGCACTGTCCACATTCAGTTGCATTTTAGTTGCTCTAAAGAACTTCTTGCCATCACTGACCCTTGCTATGAGCTTTGATGATCTGTTATCGGGGCGGTTGCCTGTCAAATCCCATATGATATGGaaccttttttcctcttaatgGATTAATTGCCCAGGGGAGATTTTCAGTCTTGTTCCAAGGCTTCTTGGAGCTGGTAAGAACCTTGTCCAGTGCCTTGTGGAACCCCAAGTAGCCTCTATCTGCACATGTGCCAGTTCCTCAAAGACCTCAGGGTGCTTGGGATGCATTTGCAGAAGCCACATTGAAGTCTTCTCACTTCTCCATGAATGACAAGGGGCAGCGTGTCTGGGATGGAGGCGGCTGGAGGGAGAGAGCCCAGTGCTTCCCCGGTGTCCTCTGGAGTGGTGGTGAAGCTGCCTCTTCTCATTCTCTGCTGGCTGGCTCGAGGATGGGTCCCACAGGTGTGAAAGGGCTCGGGCAGCAAGGGAGGCATTGACAAAGCTTGTTTCCTCACTTGGTGTGAGGATTCAAGCAGGCAGTTGCCAGGCTCTGTCCCCACGCTGAACCCGCACAGCCCGTGTTTGCCGCCAGGTCTCCGCACAATGCCGGCACGAAGCCGTCTCAGCTTTCACCCCGCAGAAACCTCTGTGGGTGGAATTCAATCTGGGCTGTGCTCCGCTTCCTTCAGGTGCTGAGGAGGGGAGGTTGAGTGAGGAGCTGGAAATACGAGCACGGAGGCAGCTCCTGTGGTTAATGTGAGCTTGGTAGGGCTGCCTGTGCcggccttttctgcctctccacCGCCCCGAGTTCCTTGATGACGCAGAATGTAACTGTTAATTAGGCTGACGGTTTGTGGAGGAGGGGTGGGAGGTCTGATGGTGTTCCTGGGGGGAGTTGGTGCATGTTCCGTGATGCAGGCACCCACAAAATGCCATTTCTTGTACCTGGAGATTGTCTGCCTGGCAGGAGGTGCCAGGCTGTGTGTTTGCTGTGTTCAATAAACTCATTATTATAAACAAACAGGTACGGGATCCTGTCTTCCCCCAGGTGTGGGATGTTTAGTTACTCCATCCCTGTTACCCTGGAGTGTGTAACCCTCATGTTACAGGGCTCAAATATCCAGTGTTGGTGAGCTATGGCAGACAAGGGATTTGCCTTCCTGTTGGTAGAGGAAAAATCTTCTCCTTGGCAGAAGCTGGTGCTGAGCCTGTGCCAAGGCTGATTGGCAGCATGTGTGGCCCAGCGACCCCATGGTCCCTGTGGCTGTTGGGGAAGCAGCACTTTggggctcagcactgcacaAGCAGCTCCTGAGTCCATGCAATATTCCATGCTGTAATTACAATGGGAGTTtcaaaaacagcagcagggcagctccctaCATCACCCTGATAATCCCAGTCACCTCTTTGGAAGTGCCATGAGCAAGTGGCAGAGCAGCCATGGGCATGTCCACATGGTGTGTGACGGTGGCACCACTGCCCTGTGGTCCCAGGGCTCCCACGCTCACACCTCCACGAGAAGAGTGTGTGGGAGGGTTGTTTTCAATGGAAAGATGGCATAGAAACCATAGATTTTGTGTCCTATTTGCATGTCTGCTTATAAAATGATGTAACATCCCACTCCCGTGGCTGTCAGCAGAATCGGGCTCTTAAAATTTGCCTAATTAAGGATCTCACGGTACCTTAAGCAGCCTCAGGGCAGCAGTACCTGGTTGGAGCCTCACAGGAGGGAGCCGGAGGTCAGCAAGGTGCTGACTGGGGAAAAGGGCATGGAAAATCAATGGGAACATCTGCTTTGGTCCTGGATTTCAGCTGATAATGTAGGGAAAAAGGGCATGAACTGAGTGGGAAGTACAAGTTTTGGGGAGGAAGGTTGGGCTTTGTGTTCTTGGCAAGCACTGTCTCACTGTAAACTTTATTTATCTTTGATCTAGAGGAATTAGATccaaaaatcagagaaataaacagaagatttcagaactatttttaaatgtgcttcCAAGCGCTGCAGGGTCAGTACTGTGCACGGTCCTGCTCCTCCGAGCACTGAGGAGGATTTGCAGGGTGTCTGAGACAGAGCTGGTAAAATTCAGGGGCCACTGGGCCCCAGAAGTGTCCTGACACAGCCAACTTGTGTTTGCACGTGACAGCTCCCACTCTGGGACAGGGAGGCTATGGTGGCTTCATTCCAGGATTAAATGGAAAGACCCCGTTAATGGGATTTACGTGTCCCCTCTGTTTTTAAAACCCTCACGAACCAGGAACGCTTTCAGGACACCAGCAAATCCCGTGCACCTAAAGCTGGACCTTGCCCAGCGTCGGCCCCGCAGCCAAGTGTCCTGTTCCCTGTCACCAGcgtggggacagagggggacggtgtctcctgccagcagtAACCGCCCTGCACGGCCCCGGTGCCTCCATCACGAGGGTGAAGCCAACGCCAATGTCACACGCTGGTGTCACACGCTGGTGTCACACGCACGCCGGTGTCACCCGCGCCGTGTTGTCTCTCCTCCAGGGACACCACTAACAGAAATTACTATAAAACAGGTTTCCTGCCAGCCTCGGCAGCTCTAATGAGTCAGGAAGTCGTAAGTAATCTGGGAATAGGGGAACTGTTGACAGAGCCTAATTATTTTCTGACAGTCTTTCTAACACCgctagaaaataaaacacctaCGTTGGCTCCGGAATCGCAGACGGGGTTAGTGATATTCTGCAGGCACCTGCTAATTTGTCCCCACGATCCCGGTTTAGGCTCCTTCCCCCTCACACCTGCTGCTCCCCGGCTGCTTCTGCAGGAAGAGGAGCTTTataataaagagagaaaataccTCAGTGACACAGAACCgctgcagcctgctcccacGGCTTTTCCATGTTCTGGGGCCCACAAGAGGAGTTTTATGGCTCTGACTGGATCCCAGGAAATCTTGTACATGTGCTTTGTTGACCTGCCTCGGTGTGGTTATTccccccagtcctgctgctctgtgctgcaccaTGGACTGACTAATCATTTGTTTAGTCCTTTAAAGTTCTTATTGTCCAGGACTGTTTGGTCCtcccaaaaaaccaaattattaaTTCTTTCTCCGGATTTGGCCTTTGCCCATTGCCTCCCTGTCTTGGaatgctgggagcagcagggcctCTCTCCTCTCAAGCTGTTACCAGGGCAGTGCTTTGGGTGATCCCCCAGGCTGGGTGAGCACAGGTGGGattgcacagctcctgcctcgCTCCATGGAGCACCaggactcttttttttctctgctttgacCCCTGTTCTGTGTTGTTATTTgtggtgtccctgctctgcccttcccaggacTCTGCAAAGCTCTTCACAGCCAAACACGCTCCAGCAGCTGTCGTGGAGCTGCTACTGCTGGGCCAGCAGCGCCGGGGCTTTCGGTGCTGTCCTTTCACTGCCCAGCCATGAATGCCTGTGCCTCCCAAAGGCACCTTCTCTGCCCTGAATTGCTCCATCCCTGAGCACTCCGTCTCTCAGAGTGCTCTCTGCCGCTTCCCTTTCAGGACTAAgatctgttttccttccccaccACAGCCCATCTGGTAGTGGCACCTTCTCCCAGAGCCTCCGTCTTCCTCATCACTCAGACAGGAGGTGAGTATAGCACAGTATAGCACAATGTTTGCCCTGGATGCTTCCCAAACAATTCAGTTTGGTAGTGGCAGCATAGCAGTAGCTCTCCCTCCCCTCATGGACAGACATTCCTCCCTCCCTTGCAAGGCAGGGCaatccctgcctggcacaggtgaATCCCCCTCTCCTTCTGAAGTCATCAGGTTTGAGATTGCCAGAGGGGAACCTTTCCCTTCAGCTCTCCTGAGTATGCctgctccaagagagctggagagggaccttGGACTGGCAGGAtgaaggggaatggcttcccactgccagagggcaggctTAGATGGGctattgggaaggaattcttccctgtgacaCTGGTGAGGCcatggcacaggttgcccagggaagctggggctgccccattcctggacATTTTGCTGAGGGACTCAGTGATCACAGCAAACCCTTTTGGAAGACTTTTCTAGGGAGGACACTCGTGCCTGACTTGAACAATGCATgggtgagctgtgctgagcacccTGAAACGGCAGCAGAAGTGAGGTGTGCCATGACCGAGTGTTCCTGGGGACAGGATGGCTGCATCCCGGctgtcactgcccagggaagggtcTTGGAGACTTCCACGGCacaccctgggcaggggctggtcACCAGCTGCAATGGCTGATGGACAGGATGAAATCCATAGATGTACTGGAGTCCTGTGCCCTCCTGCCACGCCATGAATGAAGTCAGGTGGAGGATATGAAAAGCCAGGACAGCTCCAGGAATTAAAGCAGCTTGTCTGGGATGAAAGAGAAACCGATTTCAAATGCCACCAACCACGCACCGtgcagctgccactgctctgcccGGGCCATGAGACAAGGACACCGCACGTGTCCCACCCTGACACCACGGGCACTGCCCGGTGCCCTGCGGGCAGGGGACACGGCAGAACAGGGTGACATGGCAGAACAGAGCGCCAGTGCTCCAAGGACCAACTCAGCGGTGTCACAAGCGTGGGATGGTGGTCGAGTGCTTGGTGAGGACACCAGTGTGGCCATCCCACAGTGACCGACTGACCGGCGGGGCATGGGGCTCAAGGGTTCTCCACTGGCTCTTGGGCCACACTGGGGGCATGGAAGCTACTGAGTGTTTTCAGAGGGAGATTTCACTGGGATCTGAGAGTGGACTGgcatggagctggcagcaggagggatgggagcCAACCTTTTGGTGTCCCAGGGAAACTGGACCCTGTGCGGCGCCGGAGGCACGCGGCAGCTGTTCACAGCTCCTTCCGCCTCCATTTTTCACAGCTTAAGCACTCGCCTGGCACCTCCATCCACTCACACACAACCCTTCTTATTCTCCCATCCTTTTCCCACTTTGAAAGCAGATTTTGGACACTTTGGAAAAGTAATTGTATGTCTGTGGGGGACACCTTTCCACACCTCCTCCCCCTTCTGACACCTTCCAGGGAAAGGGACTCCCAAACTCCCTCTCAAGAACGCAGTGCTGATGTTTTCCAACTCCCCACATGTGGGGCACTTGTGTCTTCAGGCAGCTGCCATCCGTGTCAATGATAACGCACTGTTGACACCACTTTTGCATTTTCATGTTATTTGGAAATAGCTGGTTTTTTTGGGACAATATCCGCCAGTGGGtttggcagctctgccttgtgGGTTTCCATGGCAGAGCCCTGCGGGTGGACggagctctgctggcaccaCAGCCGGCCCTGACCCTCGGGGTGTCGCCACGACCCCCAGCACCGGGCGAGGAGGGTCGGGCACAGCTCCCCGAGGCACAGCCCCGGCCGCAGGACCTGGGGGCAAGCGCTGCTGCCGCCCTGGCCCTGAAGGCTCCCCGAGAGACCATCCCGGGGCTCCCGTGAGCGTCCATCCCGGCTGCCCTCACGCCGGGGCGCTCCCCAGACGAGCTCCCCTGAGGTTCCAGCCCGGCCCCCTCACCCCGGGGGGCTCCCCTCAGAGCCCATCCCGGGGCTGCCCTTGCAGGGCTCTCGCGGGTCTCCGATCCCGGGGGCTCCCCTGAGGGGCTCTCCTGACCGCGGCTGCCCTCAGGGCGGGGGTCTCCCGTGAGGGTGCACCGCGCCCCCCCCATCCCTTCCAGACTCTTCCCCCGCACCCCCCCGCGTGCGCACgcgcggccgctccgcccccgccgctccccgtCCTCCCTCGCGCACGCGCAgagcggccgcgccgccgccgtTCCCCGCCGGCCCCTCCCGCGCTCGGCGCAGGCGCAGCGGGCTCGGAGCGGCGTCGGGCGCGCTCCGCTGCACACCGGCCCTGCGAGCGCCgcccgctcccgcagccccggcccggccgcccgcccgccccgccgaCCGCGGCCCCGCCGTGCGCACCGCGCGCTCCCCCGGCCCgcggctccgctccgctccgctccgcgcgCGGCGGAGGCAGccgcgcccccccccccccggcccggcccccccTCCTGCCGCCGCCCCCTCGCCCCCGCCGGGCCGCGGAGCTGCGATGCCCTCGGACTTCATCTCTCTGCTCAGCGCCGACCTCGACCTCGAGTCCCCCAAGTCGCTCTACTCCAAGGGTGAGTGACCGCGGCGGGCTGgcgggggggggcggggggggcaGCGCCGGTACCGCCGGGCCCGCGCTCCGGGCCGGCCCGGGCCCCGCGGGGCAtcgcccgcccgccgcccccgccccgggaTGCGCGGCCGGAGGGGCCCCGGGGccgcgcggggccgccccggctCCCCCGGCCGCATTCCTggcccggccgcggccgccgcaaGAATGTGTCCCGACAGGTtccggcggcggggccggcggcggggggctGCGGCCCGCCCGGGGTCCCTGCCCGGGTCCCTGccggcccctcccggccccggctctgcccggccGGGGGCACGGACACGCTCCGGCCTGGAGCGGGAGCTAGCGGGGACCCCCGGAGCTGCTCAGTGAAGTCTCCCGGGAAGGCGGTTCATGGAGCAGGAGGGCTCGGGTGTGCGGGGCGGGATGCCCCGGTTTG from Motacilla alba alba isolate MOTALB_02 chromosome 11, Motacilla_alba_V1.0_pri, whole genome shotgun sequence includes:
- the LOC119705424 gene encoding cytochrome b5; translation: MEGGRRGEAAAAAAGDGPAPVFTLEEVAKRNSSREAWLVIHGRVYDVTRFLEEHPGGEEVLLEQAGRDATESFEDVGHSTDAREMLKQYYIGEVHPNDREKEGSKNPSRTSSGQTSFWSTWLIPIFGALVLGLMYRYYMVDGKSS